The following coding sequences lie in one Paroedura picta isolate Pp20150507F chromosome 10, Ppicta_v3.0, whole genome shotgun sequence genomic window:
- the TMEM184C gene encoding transmembrane protein 184C isoform X2 yields the protein MTIPISLWGILQHLVHYTQPELQKPIIRILWMVPIYSLDSWIALKYPKIAIYVDTCRECYEAYVIYNFMVFLSNYLTNRYPNLVLIIEAKDQQKHLPPLCCCPPWAMGEALLFRCKLGVLQYTVVRPFTTIIALICELVGVYDEGNFSFKNAWTYLVIFNNMSQLFAMYCLVLFYKVLREELNTIKPVGKFLCVKMVVFVSFWQAVLIALLVKVGVISEHSTWEWNSVEEVATGLQDFIICVEMFFAAIAHHYSFSYKPYVQEAEEGSCFDSFLAMWDISDIRADVSEQVRNVGRTVFGQPRKMFFGEDHEQNEHTSLLSSSTQDPISASSSIPSSPVGHYQGFGHTVTPTMPIEPTSDGLYNSLEDRENSHVPTEKIVD from the exons ATGACGATACCAATATCTCTTTGGGGAATATTGCAACATTTGGTTCATTATACGCAACCTGAATTACAAAAACCAATAATAAG GATTCTGTGGATGGTGCCAATTTACAGTCTAGACAGT TGGATAGCATTGAAATATCCGAAAATTGCAATTTATGTGGATACTTGTAGAGAATGCTATGAAGCCTATGTCATCTATAACTTCATGGTATTTCTTTCAAATTATCTGACCAATCGATATCCAAATCTGGTATTAATCATAGAAGCAAAAGATCAGCAGAAACATTTACCACCATTGTGCTGCTGTCCACCTTGGGCTATGGGAGA GGCACTGTTGTTCAGATGCAAGCTGGGTGTTTTGCAGTATACTGTTGTCAGACCATTCACCACTATTATTGCTTT AATCTGTGAACTGGTTGGCGTCTACGATGAAGGCAATTTCAGCTTCAAAAATGCTTGGACATACTTAGTCATATTCAACAATATGTCTCAGCTT TTTGCCATGTACTGCCTTGTATTGTTTTATAAAGTACTGAGGGAAGAACTAAACACAATCAAACCTGTGGGCAAGTTTCTGTGTGTCAAGATGGtggtttttgtttccttttg GCAAGCTGTACTTATTGCATTGTTGGTGAAAGTTGGTGTTATTTCTGAGCATAGCACATGGGAATGGAACAGTGTAGAAGAAGTGGCAACTGGCTTACAA GATTTTATTATCTGTGTCGAGATGTTCTTTGCTGCAATTGCTCATCACTACAGTTTTTCCTACAAGCCTTATGTGCAAGAAGCTGAAGAAGGCTCTTGCTTTGATTCCTTTCTTGCAATGTGGGATATTTCTGATATCCGGGCAGATGTATCTGAACAGGTTCGCAATGTTG GAAGAACAGTATTTGGTCAACCAAGGAAAATGTTTTTTGGTGAAGACCATGAGCAGAATGAACATACAAGTTTATTGTCTTCATCCACTCAAGACCCAatttctgcctcctcttccatACCATCCTCCCCTGTGGGTCACTATCAAGGGTTTGGACACACTGTGACTCCAACAATGCCTATTGAACCAACATCTGATGGACTCTATAACTCTTTGGAAGACAGAGAGAATTCCCATGTTCCAACAGAAAAGATTGTGGATTAA
- the TMEM184C gene encoding transmembrane protein 184C isoform X1, giving the protein MPCTCGNWRRWIRPLVATIYVVGLLVALPLCVWELQKLEVGIQTKAWFIAGIFLLMTIPISLWGILQHLVHYTQPELQKPIIRILWMVPIYSLDSWIALKYPKIAIYVDTCRECYEAYVIYNFMVFLSNYLTNRYPNLVLIIEAKDQQKHLPPLCCCPPWAMGEALLFRCKLGVLQYTVVRPFTTIIALICELVGVYDEGNFSFKNAWTYLVIFNNMSQLFAMYCLVLFYKVLREELNTIKPVGKFLCVKMVVFVSFWQAVLIALLVKVGVISEHSTWEWNSVEEVATGLQDFIICVEMFFAAIAHHYSFSYKPYVQEAEEGSCFDSFLAMWDISDIRADVSEQVRNVGRTVFGQPRKMFFGEDHEQNEHTSLLSSSTQDPISASSSIPSSPVGHYQGFGHTVTPTMPIEPTSDGLYNSLEDRENSHVPTEKIVD; this is encoded by the exons ATGCCGTGCACCTGCGGGAACTGGCGGCGCTGGATCCGGCCGCTGGTGGCCACCATCTATGTGGTGGGGCTGCTGGTGGCCCTGCCGCTCTGCGTGTGGGAGCTGCAGAAGCTGGAG GTTGGAATCCAAACCAAGGCGTGGTTTATTGCTGGAATCTTTTTACTGATGACGATACCAATATCTCTTTGGGGAATATTGCAACATTTGGTTCATTATACGCAACCTGAATTACAAAAACCAATAATAAG GATTCTGTGGATGGTGCCAATTTACAGTCTAGACAGT TGGATAGCATTGAAATATCCGAAAATTGCAATTTATGTGGATACTTGTAGAGAATGCTATGAAGCCTATGTCATCTATAACTTCATGGTATTTCTTTCAAATTATCTGACCAATCGATATCCAAATCTGGTATTAATCATAGAAGCAAAAGATCAGCAGAAACATTTACCACCATTGTGCTGCTGTCCACCTTGGGCTATGGGAGA GGCACTGTTGTTCAGATGCAAGCTGGGTGTTTTGCAGTATACTGTTGTCAGACCATTCACCACTATTATTGCTTT AATCTGTGAACTGGTTGGCGTCTACGATGAAGGCAATTTCAGCTTCAAAAATGCTTGGACATACTTAGTCATATTCAACAATATGTCTCAGCTT TTTGCCATGTACTGCCTTGTATTGTTTTATAAAGTACTGAGGGAAGAACTAAACACAATCAAACCTGTGGGCAAGTTTCTGTGTGTCAAGATGGtggtttttgtttccttttg GCAAGCTGTACTTATTGCATTGTTGGTGAAAGTTGGTGTTATTTCTGAGCATAGCACATGGGAATGGAACAGTGTAGAAGAAGTGGCAACTGGCTTACAA GATTTTATTATCTGTGTCGAGATGTTCTTTGCTGCAATTGCTCATCACTACAGTTTTTCCTACAAGCCTTATGTGCAAGAAGCTGAAGAAGGCTCTTGCTTTGATTCCTTTCTTGCAATGTGGGATATTTCTGATATCCGGGCAGATGTATCTGAACAGGTTCGCAATGTTG GAAGAACAGTATTTGGTCAACCAAGGAAAATGTTTTTTGGTGAAGACCATGAGCAGAATGAACATACAAGTTTATTGTCTTCATCCACTCAAGACCCAatttctgcctcctcttccatACCATCCTCCCCTGTGGGTCACTATCAAGGGTTTGGACACACTGTGACTCCAACAATGCCTATTGAACCAACATCTGATGGACTCTATAACTCTTTGGAAGACAGAGAGAATTCCCATGTTCCAACAGAAAAGATTGTGGATTAA